The Physeter macrocephalus isolate SW-GA chromosome 17, ASM283717v5, whole genome shotgun sequence nucleotide sequence TGTCAAGATGGAAATGCCATTCTTCTGAGTGGCCTGCCAGATGTCTCAGTCCCAGGTCAGATATGTGTCACTCATTAGGGAGTCAGTGGAGCACTCTCAGCAGCAGGTCcttggagagaagaaaacaacacCATCCCAACATCTATCTTCTTTTGGGCTCACTCATTAGCAGGCTGAACTGAAAAGAGCATCTAGCCAGAGGAAACCAAGCCCTGAGAACAAACTACACATCTGCACGTCTAAAGTTTAGAGTCTGACTGGGTCCGAAATGGAAAATAACTGTGATTAATCACAAGTGGCCATGTGCTAGACACACCGTGCTAGGTGCTCTGCACAGTTATCTGAAACCTCACAACCACCCTTTGAGGTAAGgtttattaaccccattttacagatgagaaaacaaaggctcAGATAGATTCACACCCAGCACTGAGAGAGCCAGGATTCAGAGGCCAGTGATGTATGAATGTCAAAGCCCCATGTTCCTTCCCCTACATGAACTATCTATCTCCGTGATGAAACACACCGCTGACATAAAGGGCTGGGTCAGCTCAAATCATCTTCACCTTGTCCTCTGGAtagatattttttgaataaataacatAGTCCATTGTTCTTTACTTCACAGTTTCCTTAAAAACATGCCTGATTCTTAGTCTTGATACTAACCAGgtggcaaaggaaacaaagaaataaaccaatAGCTTATGCCAGTGTTGCACTGGGGAGAAATGGTGATTGGAATTTGCCTCTGGCCTCTTGGCCTTTCTGAAACAAGAAAAGAGCATAAAGGGGAAACTCCTGCTTATGGGACAGTACGCCCACTCCACAGCTCCTCCAACTCCCCAGGGCAAGAAAATGATTAGAATGCCAGCCAAAGAATAAGTAACAGCCAAGAGAAGGACCCCTTCTATCAGCCTGTAAAATGGCTGGGTTCCAGAGCCTGATGTGCAATTGACACTCAGTAAATTTCCTGAACAAAAACAGTTTCCAATAATGTAcaaggccaatgtttccttatattttttttcaagtttagcTGAGATGACGACTATCTCTGTGGGTACCAGAGTATTTTTTTCGTCTTCTAACATTGTTCTTGCTCTTACTAGGATGTGAGGTGAGGTTCAGAACGTCACGTTCATCCTGACAGTAGTATACCACAgactctgttttaaaaaaacagatgaggTCATGAATTCCCTGTATCACTCTGTGAGCACTGAACAAGGGATAGTCATCTATATACACATATGACCATTTTTCTAATGGGCTAAGTTTCCAGTGTGCAGGAATCtaagcatttttcctttttaatgaattATACCCAAAGTCACCTAACAGACTAGCAGCAGAGCTAATACTAAAGTCATCTCTCGCCTCAACGAACTTACAATCTAATGGGTATTAGAGAAGATATATGTCTACAGCAAGCAAAGGTGATCTAGATATCAGATAAAAACCAACTGAGCCACAAAGACAAAAAAGTCTCCCACAGCCTCAATGGAGAGGTCAGCCACGCTTTCTGGAGAAAGAATATTCTATCTTCTATGGAAACAGCAGGTACAGCTATTCAGTGATCCTAAACTGCCaacttcaaatattctctccccGTCTCCATAAATACCCTTATCCATGTCAAATTACTTATCCAGATTTTAGGGTCAGAAAACGTGGTCATTGGAGTTGGTACCACCTAGCACAGCCTTTTAAATGCTTGGTAACATACCTAGTAgagcaaataaaaaacagaatccAGTCTGCGTTTCTGTTTTTAAGGAGGAATGCCATATACAGAATGTAGTCTGGAACAGGGACAGTGTCCTCTGAATGGGGCAATTCTCTCCCTTGAGAGTGAAACTGATATAAGCAAAGCCCTAGAGGGTCACACACACACGTGGTTTGCCAAGTTGTACAGTGACACACCCTGAACTAACTGTAACTGGTAGGAATCttagaaaaactaaaagattCCAAAAACTACATTACTCTAGGTTTCCCCCAAAGTGTTTTCTTGCATTCTATATTCAACATTACAGCTTTTTGATTGGTGATGATTCTCTCGTATTTCCAACACAGCTTCAAAAGGACCTTCTCAATTAAGTTACTCGCTCACGCCCCAAGTGCATTCTTGGCTGACTGGTGCTCCCCCTTCTGGCTCTAAAAAAATCTAAGCCCAAGTTCAAGAGAAAACCTGGGGATGGATCTGTTCTGACTGGCAAAGTCTATTATGAAAGCACAAATGCTTAGCCTTGCCTCCTTCAAGCTGGCAGTTAGTAATACGACCCGGTCACTCTCCAACTTGGAGCATCTTTATTTAGGGATGAACCAGGAAGTAGCACGAAGTCTCCTAGCACCCCTAACCCTCCCTCTTGCATAGTGGGAAAAGAAAGGCATGTCATCCCCTCATAGGCACCAAATAAACTGAGACCATAGCTTTTTGCCCTATAAAGGCATGAATCTGGGTCAATCCCTGTTGCCTTCTCAGGCTGAATGGCCAATGCAGTAGGGGGCTAAGCAGGGAGGAGGGTCCACTAGTTCCAGGAAATGTTTATAAACATTCCTGCCTGGTTCAACACCCACTGAATCTGGACTTTCCAGAGCTGTGGGGTCAGTTTTTACCTGCTAGCCTCCTTTCAAATACTGTATAAAACGTATTCAGAAGGCCTTTCTCTATGGAAGTAGAGGTGATCCCTGACTCGAGCTGAAATAATCTGAGTTCCTACAAAGATATTTCAGTATCACTAGGTGGTAGAGGAGAACAAGTTGGCCCGGTGAAGATCAGAGCAATTctctgttctttgaaaaatagaTTTGGGTTGcctattgtaatttttttttttttttttttaaagaacaggtgTGCTCTAAGCTAAAGCAGATAGTTAAAGATAGCCTATTTCTGTCACCAAAAACAAACTACAGCAGTTCTTTGGGCTTAAAATAAACTGAGAACCGAGTGACACCAGTTCAAAACAATTTCTCAAAGTTCCAGTTGCTATTTCAGTGTCTCCATGCCTTTTTTGTCCTCTACTCAAGTAGACACTGAAGCTAGAAACAAACAGCACCATGCTGTTCTTAGGGGGCAGTGTGGGGAAATAGATGTTTTTAGATAATAACCAAAGTCCTTTGTCTAAAATGAACAAATTGACTGGATTGAGTACTCCAACTGTGTGCCTGGTTATTGAATATTACCATCTTTCTTGGAGACGGGATTCTAAAAACCCACTGGAAGGAGAAGTCAGAAGACGGGGGTTCCAAAATCTCAACTCCTCCACTCAGTAACTGCACTCACTTGGGGGcactgagactcagtttcctcatctctaaaaccaggattttaaaaaatcacttcctTAAGATTGTTaagagaaacagatgaaaaatcGATGTGAAAATGCCTGTTACTgtacctggcatacagtaggtattcaataaatgtaggAAAGTACAAAATCTTTCACATGGGATCCGTAGCTCTCTGTTATTCTGCCCAGTTCTCCCTCACCCTCTACAGTAGCCACTCTAGGTCTCTTTCAAGTCTTAGCACATGCCACATGTTTTTCAGCTCCAAGTTCCACACTGTTTTCTCAAAAGCTTGACCCAGGAAGCCTCCATCTTCACTGACTTTGCCTGCTTCACCCTTTAAGTCTCAGCTTTATATATCATTTCCTCTGGGAGCTTTCCCAGATATCCTAGGTGAGGGTAAAACTCCTTGTTATTCAATTCCTTAGCACCCTGTACCTCCACTCCGGCAACATTCAAAATGCACGTAAACACATGTATAAAATCTATCATTCTCTGTTACAGTAAACTAGATGAACGCAACTACCACACATAAGATACGAAGCACAACACCAGGCATACAAGCGCTCAGGAAATGCCCGTGCGTGAAGGTGAATGTTTCCTTcctaaaataatgaatgaacatGTGCTTTGGAGCAagagtacttcttttttttttttttttttaatttttatctatctatctatctatctatttatttatttatttatttaatttttatttatttattatttttggctgtgttggatcttcgtttctgtgcgagggctttctctacttgcggcgagtgggggccgctcttcatcgcggtgcgcgggcctctcgctatcgcggcccctctcattgcggagcacaggctccaggcgcacaggccaCAGTatctgtggctcacgggcccagctgctccgcggcatgtgggatcctcccagaccagggctcgaacccatgtcccctgcactggcaggcagactcccaaccactgcaccaccagggaagccccaagagtacttcttttaaaagataaacttctTTCGAGAATCAGAAAATACAAGGTCAAGTCAGCGCCCCTACCCCACTTTTAAGACTAAGGTATTTATCTGGACTTAGAGCTCATGGGGCAGGGCTAGCCTTTTCTGAGGCACACACTGAGAGTCTTTGCCGAGCAGGTTACAAAGAGCTCATATTTCATACCATTCAGCTTGTCAAAATGCAACATCCCTCCCTGTGGAGCGAGCAGTCCAATTCCCCAGCTGGTTTTAATTCACACTAGAAACTTTAACTCTGTTCTAGGCCTCACAAAATGTGAGCTGTGTCCACACAAAGCCACAACAACTAGCCAATTCACTGAATCCAATGAAATAAGCCAATTCACTGGGGGGGGGAACGACACAAACTGTCAAACTGGTTACTTGGTGCCTTATAGACCAAACAATGCATGATTGAATTGGTTTGCTTTTCAATAGGTTGTCTTGTCATGTGGTAGCTAGAGTGAGTGAAAGATTTTCTTTATCAttgtttttgtcttaaaaaaaaaaaaaaacacaaaataagagcACATCAGATAGAAGGGTAAAATAGCCAATAATGTCTTCTCTAAATCTGTGGTCAAGCACAAGGAATTCAGCAATTTGAGCTTGCCCAAACAGCACATTGTGTGGAGCAAGGCACCCCAGCCTGTTTTTTGGCTTTAAAATAAGACCCTGCTGGTCCTGATCTCATCTTTGCAAACGCATGGCACTGGGAGACAGAGACCATGTGCAACGACAACTCTTTACAGACAAAGCATCTATTCATGGACCCCACTGAAGTGCAAGCGTAGATTTTCAATTTCATTCAGCTGAGTGCGGAAGGCTCCCACTATGAGGGTGGGTTACTAAATGGTTCAGCTGGGAAAAGGACCCAGAATGAGAGTCAGCTGCTTTACAGTTTGCACTTTCATTAGTAGAAATGAAAGCCATTCCCTCACTCCAACTCCAATTTTACAGTAAGGAGCTAATCTAGCATATTAGCCAAGGGCGCTGAGCAATTTCTCTTCCTCCACATCACACAGGTACCCAGAGCATagcttttttggttgttgttaggGCTGTCGCTAGGGTAAGGGCGGAGAAAGCAGCTAAGTAACACACAGGGTTAAAACTTATACAAAAGGGAGGGACAATGTTGGTCCCTCAAGCTCTCAGCTAGACCAGACCAGTTTTCTTCTGTCCTTGAATACACATTTTCACCTTCAAGCCtttccctacctcacaccacttCTTCAattctactcattcttcaaggtCAAGTTAAATAATAGTAACTAATGCTTATCCAGCATGCACTATGCTCAGTGTTTTACAGGCACAATCTCATTCCATCTCTCACACCGTATGAGAAAGGTGCTACTAAGTTCGCCCCTTTTGCAGAAGGGACGTGGAGAGGTGAATCAAGTGCCCAAAGGCCCAGTAAGGAAGAGGAGGAACTGGGTTTTGACTTAGGCCCCCTGGTTCCCAGAGCTCCTGATCACCACACACTGCACTACCTTAACCACCCCCAGCACAGGATGTCTGCTCTGCCCCACACAGACCCCCTCCCCTTACCCTTTTAGGCAGACCACCTATTTTCAGAAGCTGTGTAGGTCTTGCTGCCTCAACTGGGTGCTAAGGTCTGGGCAAGAAGGGTCTGTGCCATTTCCCTAGTGGTGTGTGGCATGCAGGAGGAACTAAGTGTGTTTTCCATTACCAAATGGCTCGCCCCTCACTTCAAATAAATACTGTACTGCCTTGTCATGCCAATAAAAATCAAAGGCCAAATCCCCCATGTAAGGGCTGGCTTGGCATTCTCTGCCCCATGGTACCTTGCTTTTCCAGTAAACAAGTGTCAGTCTGATTTCTTAACGGCAGCAAATTTTAATAGGAGGTTTGCTCCAACCAGGAACAGAATGAAAACTTTGTTTATCTCTGCACTCGGATGACAAAGCAGCTATGCTCATTTCAAGGCACCATTTTCCAAGGCAGGAAAAGACAATTTCACCTTTTACTCACTCTTTCCAAAGGATACTCCTAAATGACTTCTGGCACGCTATTGCTCTTGGGCCAGaggtatcatttttatttgactAGGAGAGGTGTGGCCCACATAACCAAGATAGACGGGAAGTCGATCACTTCTTGCCTGCTGACCCAGCAACCCAGCGCGAGGCAGTTCTAGGTTAGGAGGCACTCATTACCAGCATGGAGGTGGCTATCTCAGAGGCTCACTGTAACCAGCTGTTCTCTGTTGAGCCTACTCTTTAAAGCACAGCTTGTTTGGGAATgtgttttaaaagctttattttcaatagtattaaaaatgtagcttggggcttccctggtggcgcagtggttgagagtccgcctgccgatgcaggggacacgggttcgtgccccagcccgggaagatcccacgtgccgcggagcggctgggcccgtgagctatggccgctgagtctgcgcgtccggagactgtgctccgcgacgggggaggccacaacagtgagaggcccgcgtaccgcaattaaaaaaaaaaacaaagaagaaaaaaaNNNNNNNNNNNNNNNNNNNNNNNNNNNNNNNNNNNNNNNNNNNNNNNNNNNNNNNNNNNNNNNNNNNNNNNNNNNNNNNNNNNNNNNNNNNNNNNNNNNNNNNNNNNNNNNNNNNNNNNNNNNNNNNNNNNNNNNNNNNNNNNNNNNNNNNNNNNNNNNNNNNNNNNNNNNNNNNNNNNNNNNNNNNNNNNNNNNNNNNNNNNNNNNNNNNNNNNNNNNNNNNNNNNNNNNNNNNNNNNNNNNNNNNNNNNNNNNNNNNNNNNNNNNNNNNNNNNNNNNNNNNNNNNNNNNNNNNNNNNNNNNNNNNNNNNNNNNNNNNNNNNNNNNNNNNNNNNNNNNNNNNNNNNNNNNNNNNNNNNNNNNNNNNNNNNNNNNNTGCCCCagcccgggaagaccccacgtgccgcggagcggctgggcccgtgagctatggccgctgagtctgcgcgtccggagactgtgctccgcgacgggggaggccacaacagtgagaggcccgcgtaccgcaattaaaaaaaaaaaaaaaaaaaaaaaggtagcttgAAGTCGGAAAACCCGTTATGATTCGCAGTGTGATATTATGCCACCTTCCTAATTCCCAGGTGTGCAGACACCTCCACACTTAAAAGACTGTCAGCGTTTAGATACGCTGTGCTGGCAACAGTCTTCACTgggagtggaggaggaagagaagaaagccaaAATGTTCAAAATGTTTGGACTCCAGTATCATCAAACAGGAGAGCTCTGGGGAAATACTGGCAGGCTGGTCAGGCTACTTTCTGGCTTCCCAATAAGAACTGCTTTCCACGGGTCTGCCCGATACCAACTTGGAGAACAAAATACTGCAGGCAGATAAAGGTATAGAAATGTAAAAGCAAACCATAGGGAGAGCAAACAGAAGAATGCCTACGATATTTATTGATATACAGCTCAGAATGGGAGGGGAACAGAACGCACAATGATACTGCCCTGCCCTCTCTGAAATTCTATAGGTAAGAAAATTCTGGAAGCTCTGGCCTGTAGTGATTGAGAAGCTTGCTGTATGCTATCAGGGAACACAAAGTGAACAGGTTTTCCCTGTGAGGGCCATGGCACCATGTTCCTCCATCTCCAAGGACCCTCTTAACCAATATGAGCTGCAGAACTGGCCTCCAGATAATACACAATGCTGGGGGCGGGCCTGCATGTAACAGAGTCTGTTGACAGAGTTCTGTTGTGGTGTCTCACCAAGATGTCtttctctgaaaaacaaaaggtATTTCCCCTACtctaaatggggaaaaaataaagttaagaaatACCTTTTCTATCTCAAGGCCTAAGCTCAAGAGGACAGGGCACACTGCCCTGCACAGCGCAATTCCATGCGAGATAAAGAGACTTCATTTGCTCCTACATTTGGGGCTGTTTCCTCTACATCTGACAGCAGCCCTGACATTCCTAACACACatggtttactttttctttcttttccccttcctgcCCCATTTGTGGTCCCTAAATCAAATCCGAAGCTCTCACTGATAGCAGCAGCAACTCACTCAAGGAGCTGGAGGGCACTCCAATTTTACAAACACGGGACAGGTTTATAACTCACAGAGAcaagattatttttcatttaggtACTTGAAGACCCTTCAGTAATTTATATGTGCAAATAAAATAACCATCTAATTTTTCCTAATCTAAAATGCAGCAACCTTTACAGatcaccaagggggaaaaggagcATTTAAGAGATGTATGGAGGAAATGTTCGTTTCTCAGTCAAAGACTGAGGACTGTGATTCTGGGTTCTGCTGTTTAAGTGAAGAAAGGCCAAGCACATTGTCACTGGCTTGGCTGTTTGTCAGGACACTGACAAGTTCTACATGATCTGCTCATTGTAGTAATTACCTAACTATTGTTTTGGACAAAGACAACTCGGGCTATCTATCCCAAGTCCTTACGACTTGGGAGCTACCAGTAGTAGCTATCTGAGAcactgcttattttttaatgctaagTCAAAgagtaaagacacacacacacacacacacacacacacacacacacacacacacggcagtTTTTTACCAGAGTAAGCTGTCCAGGCTATCTACCCAAAGTCCTTACCACTTGAGAGCTACTAGTAGCTATCTGAGACAcagcttattttttaatgctaagTCAgagtaaagacacacacacacaacacacacccaCAGGGCAGTTTTTTACCAGAGTAAGCTGTCCTTGAaaatcttcatcatcatcaatgAACTCTTACCAAGACACTGTGCAAGCCACTCCTATAACTCATTCCTAAACTCATGTCTTACCTTAGTGTTCCTTCTTAGACTGCGAAGAATATTCCTCCTCCTTGGGTCTTCATCTGTCTCATATGGAATGACGGCACTGTCCCCTTTATAACCCTGGGATGCCTGATCCTCCTCTTTTTTTCGGATGGGCCCAAGCTCATCATCGCTCCCCACGGTGAAGCTGGTTCGATAACTAGCAAACCTCCCCAGCCGGCTGCATCTCGTCCTGTACAGCACTGGCTTGCTCACGATGGATACCTTGCGTCCTCGCTCTAGAGAACTAGTGTCCATTTCGCTGTCGGAACCATTCCCACTGCCATTGGACTGGGCTTTGTTGATATTCCGAATGGTGATGATTTTGCCTTGGGTGCTGTCGTGGGGCACTGAGTATATGTTTTCTTCTTCGTTCCTTGGCTTGACCACAGCATCCATGGGTTCGGCATAATCAGACGGATCGAACCCATCTGGAGGTAGCCAGGTGCTAGAAGACACAGACTTCCTCTGTCCATCTCTATGGCCTTGGTCTAAATAAGACAGATCCCCCTTTGTAATTTCAAAATGGACAGGAGGCTTTGGTTTGACTGGCGGAGGTACTTTGTTGTTCAGTTTACTCTCAAAATTGCTCATGATGAAAGACAGCCCATCATTTCCCTCCAGTTCCATAGAGAGCTTAGAATGGTCTTTGGACAGAGAGGGCAGTGATGTGTCTTCTCGAAACAGGCTGTAAGAAGGGGGCTCGATATCTTCTTCAGAATCCTGCAGGTTTGAGTTGCAGAGCGGAGAGCCTGCCCGGGGGGAGTTAAACACCTCTTCTGTGGTGCTGCAGGCCTCGGCAGCGTTGTCGTACATATGAGTAGCCTCGATTATGTTCTTTTTGTCCaccacatctttaaaaaatgggtggaagatctcaAGTTTATGCTGGGGTTGGCTACAGGGGATACTTGTGAACTTTCCGTCAATTTCTTGAGCAATCTCCTCCCCCTCAGTCAGCTGTTCCCGACTTAAGTCATTGTCCAGGACATCTACAGCGCCGTCAGTGAGTGCAACCAGCTGGATGGGGGTAATATCCTGCACTTCACAAAGAAAGGCACGCAACATAGCCAAGGAGGCCTTACGTTTGGCtgaataaaaaacaatgtaccCATGGACCAATCGGCTTTTTCTGATGCTAAACGAGGAATGGTATGAAAGAAGAGACAGTTCAATGCGCTTCTTGTGTAGTCCGATTGGTAGTTCAAGTAAAACAGAGTTGTTGCTTCCACAATGGGAAGACTTACAGGTTTGGGACTGAAGGACAGGAAAAAGTATGTCATCTGCACTAAAAGGATCTCCACACATCAGACACATGACAATTCGCAGGTCAACATCAGCCAGATCTTTGATGCTAGCAGTAGAACTGACCAGGTTTAAGTTACGCTTGGAGTCCAGGAGTCCTTTCAAAACTTGACTGATTTGCTTTTCGTTAATGTTGCGTCCGTAACCAATGCCAGCGGAAGCAGGGTCGAGAAAGACACACTGAAGTTTGCTAGCAATCTGCTGACCTTGCTGTATTAAGCTATGCAGGGTCTCTCCACTGGTGTCTCCTCTTTTGTTAACCAAAATTAAGGTCAGGGGGAGATGGACTAAATGATTATCTCGCCTGCCAAGTGtggactctctgctcttctctaTACTCTCCACCACATAGGACAGAGACTCTTTTGAATTGTAAAGGCAGAGACAGCCATGGGGCTGAAACGTTGGTGTTTGGAAAGAGTTCACAGGAAGCCTGACGTTCCCTTCTATTGGCCTCAGGGAGAGCTCATACATTTTACCATCTATCACATACTTATCATCATTTGTACAAAGAGCTCGAATCTCATTGGCCAACTCTCGTGCAAGGCCGtccttgcccaagatcaccaaGTTGATTCTATCAATGTTGGGGTCAGAAAGGGAATTTTTCTGATTCCGGTCAGATGGTCGGATAAACCGAGAACTAATCAAGTGCTCGATCTTAGCATCCACACAGGCGGGGCAGCTAGGGCATGTTTCCTTTGTTGGGTGGTACACAAAATGAATGTGCTTCAGAATAAGGGCATCACGCTCCGCCTGGAGCTTCTGTAATGCCTTAAATCGCTGTTCCTCCCCCAGAACATCCTGAATGACACCCATCTTCTCCTTGCTGGGCTTAGCATCCAGCTCCAGCTCATAAAACAATTCCGAATATTCCAAAAGCAGCTCCTGAAACTCTTCCTTTGCTTTGTCTATAATTTGCTTTTGGTGTTTGCCATAAATATCCATGTATACAGATTCTTCTAGCCACTGATAGAAATCTTCATTCATAATAAAACTGCGGGCCTCTTCCCAAGGCTTTCCAGGAGTTATGAAA carries:
- the ARHGAP35 gene encoding rho GTPase-activating protein 35, coding for MMMARKQDVRIPTYNIGVVGLSGTEKEKGQCGIGKSCLCNRFVRPSADEFHLDHTSVLSTSDFGGRVVNNDHFLYWGEVSRSLEDCVECKMHVVEQTEFIDDQTFQPHRSTALQPYIKRAAATKLASAEKLMYFCTDQLGLEQDFEQKQMPDGKLLIDGFLLGIDVSRGMNRNFDDQLKFVSNLYNQLAKTKKPIVVVLTKCDEGVERYIRDAHTFALSKKNLQVVETSARSNVNVDLAFSTLVQLIDKSRGKTKIIPYFEALKQQSQQIATAKDKYEWLVSRIVKNHNENWLGVSRKMQASPEYQDYVYLEGTQKAKKLFLQHIHRLKHEHIERRRKLYLAALPLAFEALIPNLDEIDHLSCVKAKKLLETKPEFLKWFVVLEETPWDATSHIDNIENERIPFDLMDTVPAEQLYEAHLEKLRNERKRAEMRRAFKENLETSPFITPGKPWEEARSFIMNEDFYQWLEESVYMDIYGKHQKQIIDKAKEEFQELLLEYSELFYELELDAKPSKEKMGVIQDVLGEEQRFKALQKLQAERDALILKHIHFVYHPTKETCPSCPACVDAKIEHLISSRFIRPSDRNQKNSLSDPNIDRINLVILGKDGLARELANEIRALCTNDDKYVIDGKMYELSLRPIEGNVRLPVNSFQTPTFQPHGCLCLYNSKESLSYVVESIEKSRESTLGRRDNHLVHLPLTLILVNKRGDTSGETLHSLIQQGQQIASKLQCVFLDPASAGIGYGRNINEKQISQVLKGLLDSKRNLNLVSSTASIKDLADVDLRIVMCLMCGDPFSADDILFPVLQSQTCKSSHCGSNNSVLLELPIGLHKKRIELSLLSYHSSFSIRKSRLVHGYIVFYSAKRKASLAMLRAFLCEVQDITPIQLVALTDGAVDVLDNDLSREQLTEGEEIAQEIDGKFTSIPCSQPQHKLEIFHPFFKDVVDKKNIIEATHMYDNAAEACSTTEEVFNSPRAGSPLCNSNLQDSEEDIEPPSYSLFREDTSLPSLSKDHSKLSMELEGNDGLSFIMSNFESKLNNKVPPPVKPKPPVHFEITKGDLSYLDQGHRDGQRKSVSSSTWLPPDGFDPSDYAEPMDAVVKPRNEEENIYSVPHDSTQGKIITIRNINKAQSNGSGNGSDSEMDTSSLERGRKVSIVSKPVLYRTRCSRLGRFASYRTSFTVGSDDELGPIRKKEEDQASQGYKGDSAVIPYETDEDPRRRNILRSLRRNTKKPKPKPRPSITKATWESNYFGVPLTTVVTPEKPIPVFIERCIEYIEATGLSTEGIYRVSGNKSEMESLQRQFDQDHNLDLAEKDFTVNTVAGAMKSFFSELPDPLVPYNMQIDLVEAHKINDREQKLHALKEVLKKFPKENHEVFKYVISHLNKVSHNNKVNLMTSENLSICFWPTLMRPDFSTMDALTATRTYQTIIELFIQQCPFFFHNRPISEPPGATPSSPSALASTVPFLTSTPVTSQPSPPQSPPPTPQSPMQPLLPSQLQAEHTL